A window of the Arachis duranensis cultivar V14167 chromosome 5, aradu.V14167.gnm2.J7QH, whole genome shotgun sequence genome harbors these coding sequences:
- the LOC107489452 gene encoding ribonuclease 1: MEFKESILIKLVVMLQCLTLVLCASQDFDFFYFWPGSYCDTQQSCCYPTSGKPDADFGIHGLWPNYNDGSYPSNCDSSNPFQQSQVSNLISTMQKEWPTLACPSGNGIQFWSHEWDKHGTCSESLLNQHDYFEAALNLKQKANLLQALTSAGINPDGGFYSLSSIKNAISDSIGFTPFIECNSDSSGNSQLYQVYLCVDTDASSFIDCPVFPHGKCSSNIEFSSF; this comes from the exons ATGGAGTTTAAAGAGTCTATTTTGATTAAACTTGTGGTGATGTTACAGTGTTTGACGTTAGTTCTATGTGCATCACAGGATTTTGATTTCTTCTACTTT TGGCCAGGATCATACTGCGACACACAGCAGAGCTGTTGCTACCCAACAAGTGGGAAGCCTGATGCAGATTTTGGGATTCATGGTCTTTGGCCAAATTACAACGATGGTTCATACCCATCTAACTGTGATTCTAGCAACCCCTTTCAGCAATCTCAG GTATCAAATTTGATAAGCACCATGCAAAAGGAATGGCCCACACTGGCGTGCCCAAGCGGGAATGGAATACAATTCTGGTCCCATGAATGGGACAAACATGGAACTTGCTCAGAGTCACTACTTAACCAACATGACTATTTTGAAGCAGCTCTTAACCTTAAACAAAAAGCCAACCTCCTTCAAGCTCTTACCAGTGCAG GTATAAATCCAGATGGGGGATTCTACAGTTTGAGCAGCATTAAGAATGCAATAAGTGATTCAATTGGGTTCACTCCATTCATTGAGTGCAATTCAGACTCATCCGGTAACAGCCAGCTTTACCAAGTTTACTTGTGTGTGGACACTGATGCTTCAAGCTTCATTGACTGCCCTGTTTTTCCACATGGAAAATGTAGCTCCAATATTGAGTTCTCATCTTTTTGA